One genomic region from Sphingobacterium sp. UGAL515B_05 encodes:
- a CDS encoding nucleoside deaminase, whose translation MTFIDFEGTQLIDSDESFMRMALNEAKVAYEEGEVPIGAVIVHRGRVIGKGHNLTQRLNDVTAHAEMQAFTAAANYLGGKYLDECTLYVTIEPCIMCAGAAYWTHIGKIVYGAKDEKRGYSHFHDKILHPKTVITHGVLQEECADLVKSFFRQKR comes from the coding sequence ATGACATTTATAGATTTTGAAGGAACACAACTCATCGATAGTGACGAGTCGTTCATGCGTATGGCATTGAATGAAGCTAAGGTCGCGTACGAAGAGGGAGAGGTGCCTATTGGGGCAGTTATTGTTCATCGAGGACGTGTTATAGGGAAAGGTCATAATTTGACGCAGCGATTGAATGATGTGACAGCTCACGCTGAAATGCAGGCTTTTACAGCAGCAGCAAATTACCTTGGGGGCAAATACCTGGATGAATGTACATTATACGTTACCATTGAGCCTTGTATTATGTGTGCCGGGGCGGCCTATTGGACACATATTGGTAAAATAGTCTATGGAGCCAAAGATGAAAAGCGTGGCTATTCCCATTTTCACGATAAAATATTACACCCCAAAACGGTCATTACACATGGCGTTTTACAGGAAGAGTGTGCTGATTTGGTAAAATCATTTTTTCGTCAAAAACGGTAG
- a CDS encoding tRNA-binding protein: protein MSEAISWTDFEKVDLRVGTILEAKDFPRAKKPAYQLKLDFGDEIGILQSSAQITVHYNKEELIGKQVVAVVNFPKKQIANFFSECLVTGFSDENGDIILTSVDKKLPNGSKLS, encoded by the coding sequence ATGAGTGAAGCCATTAGTTGGACCGACTTTGAGAAAGTGGATTTACGGGTAGGAACTATTTTAGAAGCAAAAGACTTTCCGAGAGCTAAAAAGCCAGCATATCAATTGAAACTTGATTTCGGCGATGAAATTGGCATATTACAAAGTAGTGCCCAGATTACAGTACACTACAACAAAGAGGAGTTGATAGGAAAGCAAGTTGTCGCAGTTGTGAATTTCCCCAAAAAGCAGATCGCTAATTTCTTTTCTGAGTGTCTAGTGACCGGCTTTTCTGACGAAAATGGAGATATTATTCTGACATCCGTCGACAAAAAATTACCAAATGGATCTAAACTTAGCTAA
- a CDS encoding porin family protein: MKKILPALLLICGSVATAQAQLLPGFEVGVKGGLNFSKLKSDGKYFNSDTKAGYQAGLYGRVGVLGFHIQPEVYITGKNTTVKAENGESTDVKFTTVDVPVLLGKRFGLGPIGARIQTGPIFSFKVDDKQDKVIDQLNPNNYKKSGTSWAFGVGADISSLRVDLRYEMGLNKVNNESQANPKINMWSIGLGYRLFSIL, from the coding sequence ATGAAAAAGATTTTACCAGCATTACTTTTGATTTGTGGTAGCGTAGCAACGGCACAGGCGCAGCTTCTGCCTGGGTTTGAGGTGGGTGTAAAAGGAGGCTTGAACTTCTCTAAACTTAAAAGCGATGGCAAATATTTCAATTCTGACACGAAAGCAGGCTACCAAGCAGGTCTTTACGGACGTGTTGGTGTATTGGGATTCCATATTCAGCCCGAAGTTTATATAACAGGTAAAAACACGACCGTGAAAGCAGAAAATGGTGAATCGACAGATGTTAAATTTACAACGGTCGATGTTCCAGTATTATTAGGCAAACGCTTTGGCTTGGGTCCGATTGGAGCAAGGATTCAAACTGGCCCGATATTTTCATTTAAAGTAGATGATAAGCAAGATAAAGTCATTGACCAATTGAACCCAAATAACTACAAAAAAAGTGGCACTTCTTGGGCTTTTGGTGTAGGCGCTGATATTTCAAGCTTACGTGTAGATCTACGTTACGAAATGGGCTTAAATAAAGTCAACAACGAGAGCCAGGCTAATCCAAAAATTAACATGTGGAGTATCGGTTTAGGCTATAGGTTATTCAGTATTCTATAG
- a CDS encoding succinate dehydrogenase cytochrome b subunit — protein MSKSKPVFSSSIGKKLIMSLTGIFLCLFLVVHLVGNLQLFKDDAGLAFNKYAYFMTHFTPIKVFSYLLYASVIVHVIYAITLSMKNKAARPIGYAKYDGQANSKWNSRNMGILGTVILVFLATHMSNFWWKFHNDEVPYIEYRTDLATGQTTVRELQASEFHDYQETVENNVQILKARDLYKQVDFAFKNVALVALYVIAMAALAFHLIHGFQSAFQTLGFNHRRYIGIIRAIGVWVFGVLIPIGFAIMPLFFFFK, from the coding sequence ATGAGTAAATCAAAGCCAGTTTTCAGTTCTTCGATTGGGAAGAAGCTAATCATGAGCTTAACAGGAATCTTCCTATGTTTATTCCTAGTTGTTCACTTGGTTGGTAACTTGCAATTATTTAAAGATGATGCGGGTCTAGCGTTCAACAAGTACGCCTATTTTATGACTCACTTTACACCAATCAAAGTTTTTTCTTACTTATTGTATGCTTCGGTAATTGTTCACGTCATCTACGCTATTACATTGTCGATGAAAAACAAGGCCGCTCGTCCTATTGGTTATGCCAAATATGATGGTCAAGCAAACAGCAAGTGGAATTCACGCAACATGGGTATCTTAGGTACTGTCATTTTAGTATTCTTAGCTACGCACATGTCTAATTTTTGGTGGAAATTTCACAATGATGAAGTACCGTACATCGAATACCGTACTGATTTGGCAACTGGACAAACCACAGTGAGAGAACTTCAAGCTTCTGAATTCCACGACTACCAAGAAACGGTAGAAAACAACGTTCAAATCTTAAAGGCAAGAGATTTGTATAAGCAAGTTGACTTTGCATTCAAAAATGTTGCATTGGTCGCTTTGTATGTTATTGCGATGGCAGCTTTGGCATTCCACTTAATTCATGGTTTCCAATCTGCGTTCCAAACTTTAGGTTTTAACCACAGAAGATATATTGGAATCATCAGAGCAATCGGTGTTTGGGTATTTGGGGTATTAATTCCAATTGGCTTTGCAATAATGCCATTGTTTTTCTTCTTTAAATAA
- a CDS encoding fumarate reductase/succinate dehydrogenase flavoprotein subunit yields MLDSKVPAGPLAQKWSNHKFNLKLVNPANKRKFTVIVVGTGLAGASAAASLAELGYNVITFCYQDSPRRAHSIAAQGGINAAKSYQNDGDSVFRLFYDTIKGGDYRSREANVYRLAEVSVNIIDQCVAQGVPFAREYGGLLDNRSFGGAQVSRTFYARGQTGQQLLLGAYSALNRQIKKGKVKSYTRHEMLDLVMIDGHAKGIVTRDLVSGKIETHAAHAVLMCTGGYGNVFFLSTNAMGCNVTAAWRAHKRGAYFANPCYTQIHPTCIPVTGDHQSKLTLMSESLRNDGRVWVPKTQEMAERLRKGEIKANDIKEDDRDYFLERKYPSFGNLVPRDVASRNAKEAVDDGRGVGKTGFAVFLDFKEAIGRLGEDAVRAKYGNLFDMYYQITDENPYKQPMRIYPAVHYTMGGVWVDYNLMTTIPGLYALGECNFSDHGANRLGASALMQGLADGYFVIPYTVGDYLAKLGSFAPVDHTHPAFETTRKEVEDKINKLLSLNGTQTVDDIHKKLGLIMWEYCGMARTAEGLQKAQGLIQELKKEFWTNVRVLGENEELNLSLEKAGRVADFLELGELMVVDALQRAESCGGHFRLESQTEEGEAKRNDDEFAYVSAWEYKGDNVPEELHKEDLVFENVQLTQRSYK; encoded by the coding sequence ATGTTAGATTCAAAAGTACCAGCGGGCCCATTAGCCCAAAAGTGGTCAAATCATAAATTTAATCTTAAGTTGGTTAACCCTGCTAACAAACGTAAATTTACTGTTATTGTTGTTGGTACAGGTCTTGCTGGAGCGTCTGCTGCAGCATCTTTAGCTGAATTAGGATATAATGTAATTACCTTCTGTTATCAAGATTCACCTCGTCGTGCGCACTCTATTGCAGCACAAGGTGGTATCAATGCAGCAAAAAGTTACCAAAATGACGGGGACTCAGTTTTCCGTTTATTCTACGATACAATCAAAGGTGGTGACTACCGCTCGCGTGAGGCAAACGTTTACCGTTTGGCAGAAGTGTCTGTCAACATCATTGACCAATGTGTTGCTCAAGGTGTTCCATTTGCACGTGAATACGGAGGTCTATTAGACAACCGTTCTTTCGGTGGTGCGCAAGTTAGCCGTACGTTCTATGCACGTGGTCAAACGGGACAACAGTTGTTGTTGGGTGCTTATTCAGCGTTAAACCGTCAAATTAAAAAAGGAAAAGTAAAATCGTATACACGTCATGAGATGTTGGACTTGGTTATGATCGATGGTCATGCTAAAGGTATCGTAACTCGTGACCTAGTTTCAGGTAAAATAGAAACTCATGCTGCACATGCAGTATTGATGTGTACTGGTGGTTATGGTAACGTATTCTTCTTGTCTACAAATGCAATGGGATGTAACGTTACAGCAGCATGGAGAGCACACAAACGTGGTGCTTATTTTGCGAACCCTTGTTATACTCAAATTCACCCAACGTGTATCCCGGTAACAGGAGATCACCAATCTAAATTGACATTGATGTCAGAGTCTTTACGTAATGACGGCCGTGTATGGGTTCCTAAAACTCAAGAAATGGCAGAAAGATTGCGTAAAGGTGAGATCAAAGCCAATGATATCAAAGAAGACGACAGAGATTATTTCTTGGAGCGTAAATACCCTTCATTCGGTAACTTGGTACCGCGTGACGTGGCCTCTCGAAATGCAAAAGAAGCTGTTGATGATGGTCGTGGTGTTGGTAAAACAGGTTTCGCTGTATTCTTGGATTTTAAAGAAGCTATCGGTCGTCTAGGCGAAGATGCAGTACGTGCTAAATACGGTAACTTATTTGACATGTACTACCAAATCACTGATGAGAACCCTTATAAACAACCAATGCGTATCTACCCTGCTGTTCACTACACAATGGGTGGTGTATGGGTTGATTACAACTTGATGACTACAATCCCCGGTTTGTATGCTTTAGGTGAGTGTAACTTCTCTGACCACGGTGCAAACCGTTTAGGTGCATCTGCATTGATGCAAGGTCTTGCCGATGGTTATTTCGTAATTCCTTACACTGTGGGTGATTACTTAGCTAAATTAGGTTCATTCGCACCAGTAGATCATACCCATCCTGCTTTCGAGACTACTCGTAAAGAAGTTGAAGATAAAATCAACAAATTGTTGTCGTTAAACGGTACACAAACTGTTGATGATATCCACAAAAAATTAGGTCTCATCATGTGGGAATATTGTGGTATGGCTCGTACAGCCGAAGGATTACAAAAAGCACAAGGTTTGATCCAAGAATTGAAAAAAGAATTCTGGACAAACGTTAGAGTTCTTGGAGAGAACGAAGAATTAAATCTTTCTTTAGAAAAAGCTGGTCGCGTAGCAGACTTCTTAGAGTTAGGTGAGTTAATGGTTGTTGATGCATTGCAACGTGCTGAGTCTTGTGGTGGTCACTTCCGTCTTGAAAGCCAAACTGAAGAAGGTGAAGCAAAACGTAACGATGATGAATTCGCCTATGTATCTGCTTGGGAATACAAAGGAGACAATGTACCTGAGGAATTACACAAGGAAGACTTGGTATTCGAGAACGTTCAGTTAACACAAAGAAGTTATAAATAA
- a CDS encoding succinate dehydrogenase/fumarate reductase iron-sulfur subunit, translating into MAQHMNLTLKVWRQKNDKDKGQFVTYQANNIADDMSFLEMLDIVNEELTRKGEDPVYFDHDCREGICGMCSLVINGRPHGPKEGTTTCQLHMRSFHDGQTIVIEPWRAAAFPVLKDLAVDRTAFDRIQQAGGYVNINTGGVPDANVIPIPKRIADEAFESATCIGCGACVAACKNASAMLFVSAKVSQFALLPQGQTERYERAQAMVDQMDAEGFGNCTNTGACEAECPVGIKLTNIARLNREYLTAKIFRQEEPHV; encoded by the coding sequence ATGGCACAACATATGAATTTAACGCTGAAAGTTTGGCGTCAAAAAAATGATAAAGATAAAGGTCAATTTGTAACTTATCAGGCAAACAATATCGCTGATGATATGTCTTTCTTAGAGATGCTTGATATTGTCAATGAAGAGTTGACTCGTAAAGGAGAAGATCCTGTATATTTCGATCACGACTGTCGTGAAGGTATCTGCGGGATGTGTTCATTAGTAATCAATGGTCGCCCCCACGGTCCTAAAGAAGGTACAACAACATGTCAATTGCACATGCGTAGCTTCCACGACGGACAAACTATCGTAATTGAACCATGGAGAGCTGCTGCATTCCCGGTATTGAAAGACCTTGCAGTTGACCGTACTGCTTTTGACCGCATTCAACAAGCCGGAGGATATGTAAATATCAATACTGGCGGTGTTCCTGATGCGAATGTTATTCCTATTCCTAAACGTATTGCTGACGAAGCTTTCGAATCGGCAACATGTATAGGTTGTGGTGCTTGTGTTGCAGCGTGTAAAAATGCTTCTGCAATGTTATTTGTGTCTGCAAAAGTATCTCAATTTGCCTTGTTACCACAAGGTCAAACCGAACGTTACGAACGTGCGCAGGCAATGGTAGATCAAATGGACGCAGAAGGTTTCGGTAACTGTACAAACACGGGAGCTTGCGAAGCTGAATGTCCTGTAGGCATCAAATTAACAAACATTGCTCGTTTAAACCGCGAGTATTTGACTGCTAAAATCTTCAGACAAGAAGAGCCTCACGTTTAG